In Antechinus flavipes isolate AdamAnt ecotype Samford, QLD, Australia chromosome 3, AdamAnt_v2, whole genome shotgun sequence, a genomic segment contains:
- the LOC127557973 gene encoding olfactory receptor 6M1 — protein MENYTTVTEFVLVAFPVLQELQTFLFVVLLLTYMLTIAGNIIIISLIWTDYRLHTPMYFFLSNLSFLDILFTTVIAPKLLACLLNDRKTISFAGCITQTYFYFFLGTVEFILLAVMSFDRYVAICNPLRYTIIMNSRVCLLLVLGCWVGAFLSVLCPAIVVSRLPYCNKEISHFFCDIAPLLQIACIDTHLIEIINFLLSSVVVLSSLVLTIVSYSYIITTILHIPSAQGRQKAFSTCVSHITVVSIAYGSSIFMYVRPNQSYSLDFDKVTAVFTTVVTPLLNPFIYSLRNEKVKEVLRETITRVIFSFPRRS, from the coding sequence ATGGAAAACTATACCACAGTGACTGAGTTTGTTCTAGTTGCCTTCCCTGTGCTCCAGGAGCTGCAGACCTTCCTCTTTGTGGTCCTCTTGTTAACATACATGCTAACCATAGCAGgaaacatcatcatcatttcccTGATCTGGACTGATTATCGTCTCCACACCCCAATGTATTTCTTCCTCAGTAACTTGTCTTTTTTGGACATACTGTTCACCACTGTCATAGCCCCCAAGTTGTTGGCCTGTCTCCTTAATGACAGAAAAACTATCTCTTTTGCAGGCTGCATCActcaaacatatttctatttcttcctgggCACAGTTGAGTTTATCCTTCTGGCTGTGATGTCATTTGACCGCTACGTCGCAATCTGCAACCCTCTGCGATACACTATCATAATGAACAGCAGAGTCTGCCTCTTGCTAGTTCTGGGTTGCTGGGTTGGAGCTTTCCTCTCAGTTCTGTGTCCAGCTATTGTGGTGTCTAGGTTGCCCTATTGTAACAAGGAGATTAGCCACTTCTTTTGTGACATTGCCCCTCTGTTACAAATTGCCTGTATAGACACTCATCTCATTGAGATTATCAACTTCCTTTTGTCTTCGGTGGTTGTCCTGAGCTCCTTGGTCCTCACCATTGTGTCCTACAGCTACATCATTACCACCATCTTGCATATTCCCTCAGCCCAAGGCCGCCAGAAGGCCTTTTCCACCTGCGTCTCTCACATTACAGTTGTCTCCATTGCCTATGGAAGTTCCATTTTCATGTATGTGAGACCTAATCAGAGCTATTCGTTGGATTTTGACAAAGTAACTGCTGTTTTTACTACAGTGGTGACTCCTCTTCTGAATCCCTTCATTTACAGCTTGaggaatgaaaaagtaaaagaagtccTAAGAGAAACCATTACCAGAGTCATTTTCTCATTTCCACGAAGATCTTGA